The following nucleotide sequence is from Flavobacterium sp. N1736.
CAACAACGTATAAACTGGGTTTAAGCACTTCGTGGGAAGCTGATATCTGGGGAAAACTGAGCAGTACAAAAAGAGCTGCTTTAGCCACTTATCTTGCTACAGATGCTGCCAAACAAGCCGTACAAACACAGTTAATTGCTGATATTGCCAACAATTATTTTTTATTGTTATCGTATGATAAATCACTTCAAATTACAAAGGAAACTTTAGAAAGCCGTGTTAAAAACGTAGAAACAATAAAAGCCTTAAAAGAAGGTGCCATTGTTACCGGTGCTGCTGTTGTACAAAGTGAAGCCAATCGTTATGCTGCCGAAGTATTGATTCCGGATATTAAACAAGACATTCGCGAAACCGAAAACGCCTTGAATATATTATTAGGACAAGCTCCGGGACCAATAGAAAGAGGTGTTTTGGGCGAACAGCAAACTCCCGAAAGTCTGGCAATAGGTTTACCGTCTCAATTATTACAAAACCGTCCAGACGTTCGTCAGGCTGAGTTTAATTTTAGAACGGCTTTTGAGGATACAAACCTTGCAAGAACGTATTTCTATCCAAGTTTAACACTTACGGCAAGCGGCGGATTTTCGAATCTGGAACTGAAAAATTTCTTTGATCATTCTATTTTTTATTCGATAATAGGAGGATTAACGCAGCCGCTTTTTAATCAGGGCGTGAACAAAGCAAGATTAACAATTGCACAATCCAGACAATTACAAGCGTTGAATAACTTTCAACAAAGTTTGTTAGTTGCCGGACAAGAAGTTTCGAATGCAATGTATTCATATCAAATGGCGGTTGAAAAACAAGATTCAAGAACAAAACAAATTGAATCATTGCAAAAAGCAGTTGATTATACACAACAGCTTTTAGAATATAGTTCAGCAACCAATTATACCGATGTTTTAACATCAGAACAAAACCTTCTTGCAGCGCAATTAAGCGGTATTAATGATAATTTACAAAGATTGCAGGCAATGGTTAATTTATACCGTGCTCTTGGCGGCGGATGGAAATAAAAGAATAGTTAGAAAATAATTAGTTAGAGGTTAAAAATTGGAGAAATACGGTCGATTAAAAAGTAGTGCTCGTCGATTGTTTTGCGGTTTCGGTATATTGAATGCTTTAAACTTAAAAATTGGCACTACTTTCGATCTGTTTCAAATCGAATAATACTTAATACCACAAAAATGAAAAAATTAGGACTAGCCTTAATACTCTTGATGAGTGTTTTTGCACATGCACAAGTATCAATTAATGTAAATATCGGTACACCGCCAAGCTGGGGTCCGGAAGGATATGATGATAGTAGATATTATTACCTGCCTGATATCGATACCTATTATGACGTTAATCAAAGCCAGTATATTTATGAAAATAATGGTAAATGGATTCGTGACAGAAGATTGCCTTCAAGATACAGACAATATGATCTTTATGGCGGTTACAAAGTAGTTTTAAATGATTACAGAGGAGACGCTCCTTATACTTATCATCAAAAACATGTTACCAGTTATCCAAAAGGATATAAAGGAAAACCTCAGAAAAACAGAGGAAACAAACCTGAAAAAGGAAATAAGTCCGATAAAGGAAAACATAATTCGAAAGGTTCAAAAGGAAATAATTCGAATAAAAAAGACAATCATTCCCACGATGATCACCACTAATTAAACATGACTTAAAAAACGCCTCAATATTGAGGCGTTTTTTTTTGATCTGTATTTATTATCATAAAATATTATATTCGTACACTTGTAAAATCAGACGAAAGCAAATTTAGAAAATGGAAAATATTACAGTAATCATCATGTTATTATTCGGGGTTGCATTCCTGAGCCTTTTAAGTAAAAAATATAATTTTCCTGTTCCTATTGTACTTGTTCTTTGCGGTGTTACGATTAGTATTATTCCAGGACTTCCGGTTGTTGCATTAAGCCCCGAAGTCGTTT
It contains:
- a CDS encoding efflux transporter outer membrane subunit, whose amino-acid sequence is MTHSSNKYILMVMAATLLSACVTKKYERPTTLSTDKLFRDQASADSATVANMPWQSVFKDPKLSALIQKGLEQNLNLKNAIENIVQARATLRQSKLAYYPNLNLDASVTRTKQSEAGLNFPAGININTLTTTYKLGLSTSWEADIWGKLSSTKRAALATYLATDAAKQAVQTQLIADIANNYFLLLSYDKSLQITKETLESRVKNVETIKALKEGAIVTGAAVVQSEANRYAAEVLIPDIKQDIRETENALNILLGQAPGPIERGVLGEQQTPESLAIGLPSQLLQNRPDVRQAEFNFRTAFEDTNLARTYFYPSLTLTASGGFSNLELKNFFDHSIFYSIIGGLTQPLFNQGVNKARLTIAQSRQLQALNNFQQSLLVAGQEVSNAMYSYQMAVEKQDSRTKQIESLQKAVDYTQQLLEYSSATNYTDVLTSEQNLLAAQLSGINDNLQRLQAMVNLYRALGGGWK